The candidate division KSB1 bacterium genome contains the following window.
CCATTGAGGTGCGAGACGGTGGATATCCACCCCGCCAATTTGCCTGGATGATTTTCGGGTGTTTTCGTCTCATTTCAGGGGTTGGATCTTCATAGACTATTTTAAACCCTTGTTTTTGAATATGATCTTCCACTCGATCTCGAACCATTTTTAAGGTTTGGTTCGGTACCAACCTGAATCCTATTACAGCGTTCGCCTGATCCTGGATGGCGTTTTTAGCGATGGGACCACCAGCATGAAAAGAACGCAGATTCAAAGCGGGTAACATGATTAACTCCTCCAATCGTTTACCGCTTCCTTCCGTCCAGGCCAGGCCAAATTCTTCTTTTAATTGTTGATCGATGTTAGGGATCTCATCGATAGCTTTTTTTTCAGTGGCTGTGATCTGTGCGACATCATCGTAGAAATTTTTAATGAGAATCTTTCCATCTGTATTTCGCATACTGGCGATTAAATTTGTTAGCAGCACGATGGGATTTGGCGCCCAATTGCCATAATGGCCGCTATGCAGAGGTAAAAGAGGTCCGTATGTGGTCAATTTAACTCCGGTTATACCACGGGCGCCAAAAGCCAGCAGCTTTCGCCGGGTTTGGTGAACGGGCCCATCACACAGAATCCAGGCATCCGAGGCCAGTAGCTCTTTATACTTTGACAATATTTGGCTCAAATGTGGAGAACCGGCTTCTTCCTCGCCTTCAAAAAAGAATTTAATATTAATCGAAGGGGTTATGTTTAATTTTTTGAGAGCATCTAATGCATGAATGATGGCTATGACAGGCGCTTTATCATCTCCGGCGGAACGACCATAAATCAGCCATTCCGGATTTAAAGGAGATTGAAGTGTCGAAAGTTCAATCTCTTTACCGCCTTCTTCCACTTTCTTGTCCCTTATTACAGGTTTCCAGGGCGCGCCGGTCCATTGCGTTTTATCCACTGGCTGGCCATCATAATGAACATAAAAGACAATCGTTTTTTTTGCACCTGGTGAATTTATCTCACCATAGACAACCGGTGGACTTCCTTCAACTTCGAGAAGTTTGGTAGTAATCCCTCGTTTTTGAAGCAAAGCTTTAATATGTGCTGCGTTTCTCCTTATATTTTCAGTATCAGATGCTATATTAGGAATAGCGAGCAGCGCTGCAAAATCCTGCAGGATTTTAACTTCATTCTGCTTTCGATATTGTCGAACTTTATTTCGTAGGGTGACGGGATCTGAATCATCAATGGATTTGCTGAAACTTGTAGAGGCTAAGATTACGAATAAAACCAAGAAATTGATACTTGTGAAGGGGTTCTGTTTCTTTATCATTTTTTATCTCCTTCTAATACTTTTGGAAATAAGGTTATTCGGGTTTTAACATCACCTTTAAACATCCATCCTCTTTTTTATCAAAGATATGGTAGCCATGAACGCCATCCTGGAGAGACATTTTGTGGGTGATGATGGATGTATAATCATATTTTTTGTTTTGCACCAGCGGCATTAATTGTTCGATATAAAACCGCACCGGGCATCGTCCCGCTTTAAAGGTGAGATTTTTGTTATATGCTTCTATTGGCGAAAATGCAATATGTTCTTCGGTATGCATGCCAACAGCTGAAATGATTCCGCACGGCCGTACCAAATCTACTGATAACCTGGCAGCGGATGGATTTCCAACCACCTCCAAAACCGCATCTGCTCCGCGACCGTCCGTTGCATCCCGGATGATTTCAACCGGATCTGTTGACGAATAATCAATTGGAATAGCGCCAAACCTTTGCGCGTGATTCAAGCGTTTTGGTATCGAGTCGATTGCATAGAGCTTCTCCGCTCCCAATTCGATAGCACCCAGGATAGCCATTAATCCCACCGGACCGCAGCCGATCACAACATAAACTCCTTTGGGTTGGATTTCGGCCATGTCTGCGCAAAAATAACCTGTCGATAAGATGTCTCCAAGCAAGACGCCTTCCTCCATCGTTACGCCATTGGCTAAATGGACTAAAGTAGACTCGGCTAAAGGCACATGGACATATTGAGCTTGTGCGCCTTGCAAACCTTTACCGCCTTCTACCCAACCATAGCAATTACCATATATACACCTACAGGTCAGACCTTTCAAACAATAATAACAAATTCCACAGTTGGTTGTAAACGGACTGACCACCAGATCGCCGATTTGCAAAGATGTTACAGCCGTGCCGATTTCAACAACTTCACCCACGAATTCGTGCCCCATAACGGTGCCATGATCCAATCCTTTTTCACGTTCGTGATAGGGATGTAAATCGGAGCCACAAATTCCTGCGAGCCTGGTTTTGACAATCGCATCTGTCGGAGATTTAATTTCGGGATCTGGAATTGATTCGTAGTGGACTGTTTCTTTTCCATGAAATGTTAAGCCATACATAGGAACCACTTCATTGAGTGAATGGATTGATTGACCTGTGAGCTATTTTAATGCTTACGGTGAAATAAAACAAGAGGTTTTTAATATAAATGAAGGTGAAAAAATAATTGCGCTTGAGGTGCAAAAAAACGATTCCATCGCTAGAAGCGATGGAATCGTTACGTTTTCTTTAACTTCTAATTTATATAACCAAGCGCCTCAATCTTACTCCTCAAATTCTCTGCTGTACCTGGTGCAAATCCTTCATAGCGGTTACTGCAATACACATACACATCGATGCCCTCTTTGAGCATGTCAACGATTCTTTTAGCCCAATCGGCGAGCTTGTCATCTTTCTCCACTTGTATATGGGTAAAATCTTCCTTGATCTTTCGGCGGTCGCCGATCAAGCGAATATAAACGAATGGCGCCGTTAAGCGCACCAATTTCGGCATGTAATACAGATCCTGAACCACGAAGGCGCATTTATACTTTTCCAACAGCTCAAAGAATTCCGGTTCATCCAGCCACTTGCGATTACGCACTTCGACAGCATAACGGAAATCCTGCGGCAACTGCGGTAAGAAATCGGTTAATTGAGGTAAATTATCTGGAGAAAACTTGTAATCGAATTGCAGCAACAACGGGCCGAGTTTATCTCCGAGCGTTTTAATTCTGTTCAGGTAAAACTCCAATTCATCCGAACAATCCTCCAGGCGCTTAAAATGGGTGATCTTGCGTGGGAATTTTGGCGAAAACGAAAACGCTTCGGGAGTAACGGCCAGCCAGTTATCGATCATTTCCGGTTTGGGCGTGCGGTAAAAAGTAAAATCGATCTCGACGGAATTAAATTTTTGGGATATAAACTGCAGATATTCGTTGGGCTTTGTGCCTTTCGGGTAGAAGGGTCCAACCCAGTCTTTGTAAGACCATGCTACTGTGCCGATGTGAAGTTTTCCTGCCATTTAAAACTCGTTTAAAAACCAAATGGATAATATCGAAACTAAATCAATAAATACTGAATATGAAATTTTTGTTTATACTAATAAAGCTAATTATTAATGAAAATCACCAATTTTATTAAAGGTGTTTTATGGAAGGCATCCAATTTTTGATTGATGAAAAAGGTAATAAAAAAGCAGTTCTTATCGATCTTGATAAGCACGGGGATTTATGGGAAGATTTTTATGACAGGTTAGTACTATCATGATAGGATTAATGAACCACGAGAAACATTGTCTGAAGTCAAAGAAAAATTAGTAGAGCAAAAGAAGCTGGATGGATGAATATCACATTACTTTTACACGATCCGCCCGAAAAGAACTTGGGGGTTCCTTATTTAATATTATCCAGAAACTCTTTTACAGTTTTTGTGTTTGGATGATTCTCACCTAATGTTTTTAAGAATATCGTGTATGCAGATAACCACAAATCCCGCGCTTTTTCATATTCACCCAAATCTGAATATCTAAGTCCAAGATTATTTTGTAATGTTGAAATTTCAGAACAATCCTTTCGAGGAAATAGTTTTAGAATAGCGTCACCGAACGGTATATATTGAAATTTATCAAGCGGATTTTCTTTTGCCTGGTCGAGAGATAATAAGTTTGTGGCTCTATCAATTAAAAATTCCAGATCACCGGCTGTGGTTTTTATTTGGGAGAAAAGAGATTCAACCAGTACCGGGTGCATTTTGTAACTGTCTGTTTTGTCCTCTTTTTGTATATACCCTTTTAAGTAAAGATTTTCCAGGACGCCGGAAAATTCTTCCTGCCATTCCAATTCTTCTACTTGCAATATCTCTTTCAGAAATTCGTAATCCAACCATAAATTGGGTAAGGCTGTAAACTGTTTTAGCAGGTAATTTTCATGCTTCCCAAGATTACTAATCTTAAAAATTCCTGTTAAGTATGATTTTATTCGCTCTATTTTTTCATAATTAGAATGATCTATATCGATACCGGCAATGGCATCTATTGCAAATGCTTCCTGCACTTTTTCAAAACTCCAATGATTTTTTTGGGCGGATTTGGCAAGTATTTCGATGGTCAAAGTATGCAATTCCACCCGGTTAACAATAACACCCATTTGCTCATCTGAATAGCGTTTGCAAAACTTTTTAAACAACAGGATGGCTTCCCCTTCAGGTAGAAAATCCAGGTCTATTATGTGAAATGGCGTGATGCGCTCGCGGGAAGTTACCAGCACATGCCAGGCCGGCGCTTTTGGAAGTTCTTGATAATTTGCGGATAAGGATTCGTTCGCATTGTCTATGATCAG
Protein-coding sequences here:
- a CDS encoding M20/M25/M40 family metallo-hydrolase, translated to MIKKQNPFTSINFLVLFVILASTSFSKSIDDSDPVTLRNKVRQYRKQNEVKILQDFAALLAIPNIASDTENIRRNAAHIKALLQKRGITTKLLEVEGSPPVVYGEINSPGAKKTIVFYVHYDGQPVDKTQWTGAPWKPVIRDKKVEEGGKEIELSTLQSPLNPEWLIYGRSAGDDKAPVIAIIHALDALKKLNITPSINIKFFFEGEEEAGSPHLSQILSKYKELLASDAWILCDGPVHQTRRKLLAFGARGITGVKLTTYGPLLPLHSGHYGNWAPNPIVLLTNLIASMRNTDGKILIKNFYDDVAQITATEKKAIDEIPNIDQQLKEEFGLAWTEGSGKRLEELIMLPALNLRSFHAGGPIAKNAIQDQANAVIGFRLVPNQTLKMVRDRVEDHIQKQGFKIVYEDPTPEMRRKHPKIIQANWRGGYPPSRTSMDLPISRSLIRVMEDLEGESIVKLPTFGGSIPIHTFYQILERPIVILPIANHDDNQHAPNENLRLQNLWDGIEIFSSVFARLGEVWVED
- a CDS encoding tetratricopeptide repeat protein, coding for MLTSIGIFVAKSIASFSINKGLDNILTVKNAAEKRLAKVIDHTIEEYKKNDPIEDNQGKFAFYKSQILVDELLKCRFFSKGKYQPDVNTIQTELRKNPNIIPPDQNQINIFLTLFEQNIKADEELKSLVIDENYKEEIFNISATFDAALTAIKAIKQDTSEIKEDVKKLIDKTPSGTFPKELTSLSRVSKKNIVGRKKELQALRDSLLQNKETALINGMGGIGKTTLAAVYADTFYADYDHIVWLTIENTVEEAILANYSLLKNLKIQDIQPNQQLRACLNELRILESKRPKLLIIDNANESLSANYQELPKAPAWHVLVTSRERITPFHIIDLDFLPEGEAILLFKKFCKRYSDEQMGVIVNRVELHTLTIEILAKSAQKNHWSFEKVQEAFAIDAIAGIDIDHSNYEKIERIKSYLTGIFKISNLGKHENYLLKQFTALPNLWLDYEFLKEILQVEELEWQEEFSGVLENLYLKGYIQKEDKTDSYKMHPVLVESLFSQIKTTAGDLEFLIDRATNLLSLDQAKENPLDKFQYIPFGDAILKLFPRKDCSEISTLQNNLGLRYSDLGEYEKARDLWLSAYTIFLKTLGENHPNTKTVKEFLDNIK
- a CDS encoding alcohol dehydrogenase catalytic domain-containing protein; amino-acid sequence: MYGLTFHGKETVHYESIPDPEIKSPTDAIVKTRLAGICGSDLHPYHEREKGLDHGTVMGHEFVGEVVEIGTAVTSLQIGDLVVSPFTTNCGICYYCLKGLTCRCIYGNCYGWVEGGKGLQGAQAQYVHVPLAESTLVHLANGVTMEEGVLLGDILSTGYFCADMAEIQPKGVYVVIGCGPVGLMAILGAIELGAEKLYAIDSIPKRLNHAQRFGAIPIDYSSTDPVEIIRDATDGRGADAVLEVVGNPSAARLSVDLVRPCGIISAVGMHTEEHIAFSPIEAYNKNLTFKAGRCPVRFYIEQLMPLVQNKKYDYTSIITHKMSLQDGVHGYHIFDKKEDGCLKVMLKPE
- a CDS encoding DUF72 domain-containing protein, whose amino-acid sequence is MAGKLHIGTVAWSYKDWVGPFYPKGTKPNEYLQFISQKFNSVEIDFTFYRTPKPEMIDNWLAVTPEAFSFSPKFPRKITHFKRLEDCSDELEFYLNRIKTLGDKLGPLLLQFDYKFSPDNLPQLTDFLPQLPQDFRYAVEVRNRKWLDEPEFFELLEKYKCAFVVQDLYYMPKLVRLTAPFVYIRLIGDRRKIKEDFTHIQVEKDDKLADWAKRIVDMLKEGIDVYVYCSNRYEGFAPGTAENLRSKIEALGYIN